The Peromyscus maniculatus bairdii isolate BWxNUB_F1_BW_parent chromosome 6, HU_Pman_BW_mat_3.1, whole genome shotgun sequence genome has a segment encoding these proteins:
- the LOC107400796 gene encoding uncharacterized protein LOC107400796: protein MCPQRRLLQKRSRSATRPGLGEKKTLPIPAPGEPSRSGQGGVGSKATNYFSPRFAPRGRGAKKGGGGGGAGGSGPAPGAFRFLPRRSAAAGEQKARGPVGAAVPPRLGLGSGSPLTPPPPPYSPPHGALLRARAQPPPPPPPPPPRARRPRSSGSGARTRPCPPPPHPTSPSLQPGPGLPGLAGLSTPPHPAQPGPARPRRLPPLGPSSPPPIPALPPEPPGRRAGLPPPPGAGRPSPFSRGRPHPRVHHKRGRGLPRAAASRPPPPRAAAGASPALRGSRARHSHKMSALTERLPAATLRPSPPPLSSPLPPHRLFTAAYPSANAAVASAGRARGVVGRERFAALVQAERTRHPLSPPSSGRNGTASTTPSGGRTRRAGDGGGSWAERVRAGGGGRGGGGQTSGGNAETQRSIENRKETLGGRSRGAMIGGKHWSLPLRNSQHIGRRMKKFKKPIPVP from the exons ATGTGTCCTCAAAG GCGCCTTTTGCAAAAACGGAGCAGATCAGCCACTCGCCCAGGCCTCGGAGAGAAAAAAACCCTGCCGATTCCAGCGCCCGGAGAACCGTCGCGATCCGGGCAGGGCGGGGTAGGTAGCAAGGCCACCAACTACTTCTCTCCGCGGTTCGCCCCGAGAGGGCGAGG GGCAAAGAAaggcggagggggagggggagcgggCGGCTCCGGACCGGCGCCGGGCGCCTTTCGGTTTCTGCCCCGAAGGTCGGCGGCGGCGGGCGAGCAGAAGGCAAGGGGGCCCGTGGGCGCCGCCGTCCCCCCGCGGCTGGGGCTGGGTTCTGGGTCGCccctgacaccaccaccaccaccttacTCCCCGCCTCACGGCGCGCTGCTACGTGCGCgcgcccagcctcctcctcctccacctccaccaccaccacgcgCCCGGCGGCCGCGGAGCTCCGGCTCCGGCGCGAGGACGCGCCcatgtccccccccaccccaccccacctcccccagcctccagccgGGCCCCGGCCTCCCCGGCCTCGCCggcctctccaccccaccccacccagcccagcccggcccggcccggccccgaAGGCTGCCCCCCCTCGGGccgtcttcccccccccccatccctgccctcccccccgaGCCCCCGGGGCGCCGCGCTGGGCTCCCCCCCCCGCCCGGGGCCGGTCGCCCTTCCCCTTTTTCCCGCGGCCGTCCACACCCACGCGTACACCACAAGAGGGGCCGGGGCCTCCCTCGAGCTGCGGCCTCTCGGCCTCCTCCTCCCCGCGCGGCAGCTGGTGCCTCCCCGGCCCTACGGGGCTCACGCGCACGGCACAGCCACAAGATGTCCGCTCTGACGGAACGACTGCCAGCTGCCACGCtccgcccctcccccccgcccctctcctctcctctccccccccaccgCCTATTCACCGCCGCGTATCCGTCCGCCAACGCCGCCGTCGCGAGCGCGGGGCGAGCCCGGGGGGTGGTTGGGAGGGAGCGGTTTGCTGCCCTGGTCCAGGCCGAGCGGACGCGCCACCCTCTCTCTCCGCCGTCCTCCGGTCGGAACGGCACCGCCTCGACTACACCGAGCGGAGGTCGGACCCGGAGGGCGGGGGACGGAGGCGGGTCATGGGCTGAAAGGgtgcgggcgggggggggggggcggggaggaggagggcagacGAGCGGCGGAAACGCTGAGACTCAGAGAAGCATCGAGAACCGGAAGGAGACCTTAGGAGGAAG AAGCCGGGGTGCAATGATTGGTGGGAAACACTGGAGCCTACCACTCAGGAACTCTCAACATATAGGGAGGAGAATGAAGAAGTTTAAGAAACCAATTCCTGTGCCCTAA